A single Nocardioides bizhenqiangii DNA region contains:
- a CDS encoding STAS domain-containing protein, with product MAQFSQDTSVDGSTVVRAVGEVDLSTAQDLAAAVRPCLADGESVVLDLSGVEFIDSSGLGTLVQLLKEAARNGASLTLGGVTASTYRLLEVTGLAAVFDVRLANKGSDGVAST from the coding sequence GTGGCTCAGTTTTCTCAGGACACCAGTGTCGACGGTTCGACGGTGGTGCGCGCGGTCGGAGAGGTCGACCTGTCAACCGCCCAGGACCTCGCGGCGGCGGTCCGACCGTGCCTCGCGGACGGTGAGTCCGTGGTGCTCGATCTGTCGGGCGTGGAGTTCATCGACTCGAGCGGCCTGGGGACACTCGTCCAGCTGCTGAAGGAGGCCGCCCGCAACGGTGCCTCGCTGACGCTCGGGGGAGTGACGGCGAGCACCTACCGGCTGCTCGAGGTCACCGGCCTCGCCGCGGTCTTCGACGTCCGCCTCGCCAACAAGGGCTCAGATGGCGTCGCGAGCACCTGA